In Jatrophihabitans endophyticus, one DNA window encodes the following:
- a CDS encoding GAF and ANTAR domain-containing protein, with protein MQAENSMEGVLGRIVAAAVSEVGPVEHAGITEVDHRRVYTRAASGDLVHRIDAVQYRTNQGPCLDSLREQVTVRCDDLTEETRWPKYAKAAVDEGLRSLLSVQLFVHGANLGALNLYARDVHAFSDDDESTAMLLASHAAVAMKGNEVEVNLRTALASRDRIGQAKGILMERYKISDTEAFDLLVLASQRTHRKLRDVADELAATGELRIG; from the coding sequence ATGCAAGCCGAGAATTCGATGGAGGGCGTGCTCGGCCGCATCGTCGCCGCCGCGGTCAGCGAGGTGGGGCCGGTCGAGCACGCCGGCATCACCGAGGTCGACCACCGCCGCGTCTACACGCGGGCGGCGTCCGGCGACCTCGTCCACCGCATCGACGCCGTGCAGTACCGCACGAACCAGGGGCCCTGCCTGGACTCGCTGCGCGAGCAGGTCACGGTGCGCTGCGACGACCTGACGGAGGAGACCCGCTGGCCGAAGTACGCGAAGGCCGCGGTCGACGAGGGGTTGCGCTCGCTGCTGTCGGTGCAGCTGTTCGTGCACGGCGCGAACCTCGGCGCCCTCAACCTCTATGCGCGCGACGTCCACGCGTTCTCCGACGACGACGAGAGCACCGCGATGCTGCTCGCATCGCACGCCGCGGTGGCCATGAAGGGCAACGAGGTCGAGGTCAACCTGCGCACGGCGCTCGCGTCCCGCGACCGGATCGGCCAGGCCAAGGGCATCCTGATGGAGCGCTACAAGATCAGTGACACCGAGGCCTTCGACCTGCTGGTGCTGGCCTCGCAGCGCACGCATCGCAAGCTGCGCGACGTTGCCGACGAGCTCGCGGCCACCGGCGAGCTGCGCATCGGCTGA
- a CDS encoding thiamine pyrophosphate-requiring protein: MAQTVGDVLLARIREWGVEQVFAYPGDGINGLLAAWQRADDQPQFVQSRHEEMSAFEAVGYAKFSGKVGVCAATSGPGAIHLLNGLYDAKLDHVPVVALVGQTERSAVGGSYQQEVDLLSLFKDVCSEYVQVCTVAQQLPNLIDRAIRIALTEQCPTALIFPSDVFDDEYEAPAHAFKQVPSSVGLVPAVPTPDAQAVQRAAEILNAGEKVAILVGQGARGAAAEVEHVADLLGAGVAKALLGKDVLSDELPWVTGAIGLLGTTASWHLMMDCDTLLTVGSNFPYSQFLPEYDQARAIQIDRSGKWLGMRYPYELNIEGDAAATLQALIPLLKRKRKRAWRKQVEKNVADWWRTAERQALTDATPTNPMRMFHELSQRLPADAIVAADSGSAANWYARHLRFKTGVRGSLSGTLATMGPAVPYVIGAKWAHPDRPAIAFEGDGAMQMNGLAEMITVAKYWRQWDDPRLIVAVLHNDDLTQVTWEQRGMESMPKFEESQVLPDVDYAAFVRGLGLQGINVDTADAIGPAWDAALAADRPTLLDVRCDPDVPPIPPHATLEQFESLSAAVLRGDPDAAHLVKEGLKQKVQQLLPGHKSP; this comes from the coding sequence ATGGCGCAGACGGTCGGCGACGTGCTGTTGGCGCGCATCCGCGAATGGGGCGTGGAGCAGGTGTTCGCGTACCCGGGCGACGGCATCAACGGACTGCTGGCCGCCTGGCAGCGCGCCGACGACCAGCCGCAGTTCGTGCAGTCGCGGCACGAGGAGATGTCGGCCTTCGAGGCGGTCGGCTACGCGAAGTTCTCCGGCAAGGTCGGCGTATGCGCCGCGACGTCCGGGCCGGGCGCGATCCACCTGCTCAACGGGCTCTACGACGCCAAGCTCGACCACGTCCCGGTCGTGGCGCTGGTCGGGCAGACCGAGCGCAGCGCGGTCGGGGGCTCCTACCAGCAGGAGGTGGACCTGCTGAGCCTGTTCAAGGACGTCTGCAGCGAGTACGTGCAGGTGTGCACGGTCGCGCAGCAGCTGCCCAACCTGATCGACCGGGCGATCCGGATCGCGTTGACCGAGCAGTGCCCGACCGCGCTGATCTTCCCGTCCGACGTTTTCGACGACGAGTACGAGGCACCGGCGCACGCCTTCAAGCAGGTGCCGTCGAGCGTCGGCCTCGTTCCCGCGGTGCCGACGCCCGATGCGCAGGCCGTGCAGCGGGCCGCGGAGATCCTCAACGCCGGTGAGAAGGTCGCGATCCTGGTCGGCCAGGGGGCCCGCGGTGCCGCGGCCGAGGTCGAGCACGTCGCCGACCTCCTGGGCGCGGGGGTGGCCAAAGCGCTGCTGGGCAAGGACGTGCTCTCCGACGAGCTGCCGTGGGTCACCGGCGCGATCGGGCTGCTTGGCACTACCGCGAGCTGGCACCTGATGATGGACTGCGACACGCTGCTGACCGTCGGCTCGAACTTTCCCTACTCGCAGTTCCTGCCCGAGTACGACCAGGCTCGCGCGATCCAGATCGACCGCTCCGGCAAGTGGCTCGGCATGCGTTACCCCTACGAGCTCAACATCGAAGGCGACGCGGCGGCCACCCTGCAGGCGCTGATCCCGCTGCTGAAACGCAAGCGCAAGCGGGCGTGGCGCAAACAGGTCGAGAAGAACGTGGCCGACTGGTGGCGGACCGCGGAGCGGCAGGCGCTAACCGACGCGACGCCGACCAACCCGATGCGGATGTTCCACGAGCTCTCGCAGCGGCTGCCCGCCGACGCGATCGTCGCGGCGGACTCCGGCAGCGCCGCGAACTGGTACGCGCGGCACCTGCGCTTCAAGACCGGCGTGCGCGGCTCGCTGTCGGGCACGCTCGCGACGATGGGGCCGGCCGTGCCGTACGTCATCGGCGCGAAGTGGGCCCACCCGGACCGTCCCGCGATCGCGTTCGAGGGCGACGGCGCCATGCAGATGAACGGGCTCGCCGAGATGATCACCGTCGCCAAGTACTGGCGGCAGTGGGACGATCCGCGGCTCATCGTCGCGGTCCTGCACAACGACGACCTGACGCAGGTGACGTGGGAGCAGCGCGGAATGGAGTCCATGCCCAAGTTCGAGGAGTCGCAGGTGCTGCCCGACGTCGACTACGCCGCGTTCGTGCGTGGCCTCGGGCTGCAGGGGATCAACGTCGACACCGCCGACGCGATCGGGCCGGCCTGGGACGCCGCGCTCGCCGCCGACCGGCCTACCCTGCTCGACGTCCGTTGTGATCCGGACGTCCCGCCGATCCCGCCGCACGCCACGCTGGAGCAGTTCGAGTCGCTGAGCGCAGCCGTGCTGCGCGGCGACCCCGACGCCGCCCACCTGGTCAAGGAGGGGCTGAAGCAGAAGGTGCAGCAGCTCCTGCCCGGCCACAAGTCCCCGTGA
- a CDS encoding phytoene desaturase family protein has product MTVDAVVVGAGHNGLVAANLLADAGWDVLVCEAAPHPGGAVATADDVTAPGFRTDLFSAFYPLAAASPVIQGLALDRHGVEWTRAPAVLTHLLPDGRSATLWQDAARTAAGLGGADGEAWLRLTAQWDRIGEQVVRALLAPFPPTRTALGILRRLGTAETLRLARMAAQPVRRFGEENFTGPGGPILFAGNALHADLPPDGAGSAIYGWLLTMLAHAHGFPVPVGGAAVLVDGLVRRLRAAGGELRTSTPVEGIDVVDGRAVGVRLAGGERIAVRRAVLADVAAPALYGDLVGHDHLPPAMVADLARFQWDAPTLKVDWALRTPVPWTDPDARQAGTVHLGVDLDGLTDYAADLATRRVPREPFLLFGQMTTADATRSPAGTESAWAYTHLPRGVTLTDDVVAEQVERIEAVLERRAPGFGASVLARHVQSPYDLETHDANLVTGAINGGTAQLHQQLVFRPVPGLGGAATPIDQLFLAGSSAHPGGGVHGACGSNAARAALARHGVTGGVRRSVQNRLLNHIYR; this is encoded by the coding sequence GTGACCGTCGACGCCGTCGTCGTGGGCGCGGGCCACAACGGGCTGGTCGCGGCGAACCTGCTCGCCGACGCCGGATGGGACGTCCTGGTCTGCGAGGCCGCGCCGCACCCGGGCGGCGCGGTCGCGACCGCCGACGACGTCACCGCCCCGGGCTTCCGCACCGATCTCTTCAGCGCCTTCTACCCGCTCGCGGCGGCGTCGCCGGTCATCCAGGGGCTGGCGCTCGACCGGCACGGCGTCGAGTGGACGCGGGCGCCGGCGGTGCTCACCCACCTGCTGCCCGACGGTCGCTCCGCGACGCTGTGGCAGGACGCCGCGCGCACCGCGGCCGGGCTCGGCGGCGCCGACGGCGAGGCGTGGCTGCGGCTGACGGCGCAGTGGGATCGCATCGGCGAGCAGGTGGTCCGCGCCCTGCTCGCGCCGTTCCCACCTACGCGGACGGCGCTCGGCATCCTGCGGCGACTGGGGACCGCCGAGACGCTGCGGCTGGCGCGCATGGCCGCCCAGCCGGTGCGCCGCTTCGGCGAGGAGAACTTCACCGGCCCGGGCGGGCCCATCCTGTTCGCCGGCAACGCGCTGCACGCCGACCTGCCGCCCGACGGGGCGGGCAGCGCGATCTACGGCTGGCTGCTCACGATGCTCGCGCACGCCCACGGCTTCCCGGTGCCGGTGGGGGGCGCGGCGGTGCTCGTCGACGGCCTGGTGCGCCGGCTGCGGGCCGCGGGCGGTGAGCTGCGGACGAGCACGCCGGTCGAGGGCATCGACGTGGTCGACGGTCGCGCGGTCGGCGTCCGGCTGGCCGGCGGCGAGCGGATCGCGGTGCGACGCGCGGTGCTCGCCGACGTCGCCGCCCCCGCGCTGTACGGCGACCTGGTCGGCCACGACCACCTGCCGCCGGCGATGGTCGCGGACCTCGCCCGCTTCCAGTGGGACGCACCGACGCTCAAGGTCGACTGGGCGTTGCGCACGCCGGTGCCGTGGACCGATCCCGACGCCCGGCAGGCGGGCACGGTGCACCTCGGCGTCGATCTCGACGGCCTCACCGACTACGCCGCCGACCTCGCCACCCGACGGGTGCCGCGCGAGCCCTTCCTGCTCTTCGGCCAGATGACCACCGCCGACGCGACCCGTTCGCCGGCCGGCACCGAGTCGGCGTGGGCCTACACGCACCTGCCGCGCGGCGTCACGCTCACCGACGACGTCGTCGCCGAGCAGGTCGAGCGCATCGAGGCGGTGCTCGAACGTCGCGCGCCCGGTTTCGGCGCGAGCGTGCTCGCGCGCCACGTCCAGTCGCCGTACGACCTGGAGACCCACGACGCCAACCTGGTCACCGGCGCGATCAACGGCGGGACGGCCCAGCTGCACCAGCAGCTGGTGTTCCGTCCCGTACCGGGCCTGGGCGGCGCGGCGACCCCGATCGACCAGCTCTTCCTCGCCGGCTCCTCCGCCCACCCCGGCGGCGGCGTCCACGGCGCGTGCGGGTCGAACGCCGCACGTGCCGCCCTCGCCCGCCACGGCGTCACCGGCGGTGTCCGGCGCAGCGTGCAGAACCGGTTGCTGAACCACATCTACCGGTGA
- a CDS encoding SRPBCC family protein, which produces MATNEIEIAVGPDEVFAVLADGWTYTNWVVGTSHMRAVESTWPAPGSRLHHAAGSWPLALRDETEVAELEVGRRLVLIARGRPAGTARIVIELAAVGPSRTHVTMHETPVDGPGRWLHNPVSEAVLVRRNTESLARLAALCERRTSPAE; this is translated from the coding sequence ATGGCCACCAACGAGATCGAGATCGCGGTCGGCCCGGACGAGGTCTTCGCAGTGCTCGCCGACGGCTGGACCTACACCAACTGGGTCGTCGGCACGTCGCACATGCGAGCGGTCGAGAGCACCTGGCCCGCGCCGGGCAGCAGGCTGCACCACGCGGCCGGGAGCTGGCCGCTCGCGCTGCGCGACGAGACCGAGGTCGCAGAGCTCGAGGTCGGCCGTCGGCTCGTGCTGATCGCGCGCGGCCGCCCGGCCGGCACCGCGCGGATCGTCATCGAGCTCGCGGCCGTCGGCCCGAGCCGCACCCACGTGACGATGCACGAGACGCCGGTCGACGGTCCGGGGCGCTGGCTGCACAACCCCGTCAGTGAAGCGGTGCTCGTGCGTCGCAACACCGAGTCGCTCGCGCGGCTCGCCGCGCTGTGCGAGCGGCGCACCTCGCCGGCGGAGTGA
- a CDS encoding zinc-dependent alcohol dehydrogenase produces MRALTWQGNQNVSVTDVPDPRIEEPTDAIVKVTSTAICGSDLHLYGVLGPYLKPGDVLGHEAMGVVEEVGADVSHIVPGDRVVVPFNISCGHCWMCSRGLFAQCETTQVRSVGKGATLFGYTSLYGSVPGGQAEYLRVPQAQFGPIKIPENTPDEQFLFLSDVLPTAWQAVKYADVPEGGSVAVFGLGPIGQLAVRIARHLGAGRVIGIDSVPERLALAQRWGAEVVDLSSVEDITDTLIDMVDGRGPDSTIDAVGMEAHGGAPGGALTSFAQKATGLLPDPLAQKLTDKIAVDRIDALLAALKSVRRGGTVSLSGVYGGEVDPLPMMEMFDRGIQLRMGQAHVRRWSDDILPLVTDPSDPLGTLDLTTHRLPLAQAPDAYEMFRDKTDGCIKVVLQP; encoded by the coding sequence ATCAGAGCACTCACCTGGCAGGGAAATCAGAACGTGTCGGTCACCGACGTACCCGATCCCCGGATCGAGGAACCGACCGACGCCATCGTCAAGGTCACCTCCACCGCGATCTGCGGCAGCGACCTGCACCTCTACGGCGTGTTGGGCCCGTACCTGAAGCCCGGGGACGTCCTGGGGCACGAGGCCATGGGCGTGGTCGAGGAGGTCGGTGCCGACGTCTCGCACATCGTGCCGGGCGACCGCGTCGTCGTCCCGTTCAACATCTCGTGCGGTCACTGTTGGATGTGCTCGCGCGGCCTGTTCGCGCAGTGCGAGACGACGCAGGTGCGCAGCGTGGGCAAGGGCGCCACGCTCTTCGGCTACACGTCGCTCTACGGCTCGGTGCCGGGCGGGCAGGCCGAGTACCTGCGCGTGCCGCAGGCGCAGTTCGGGCCGATCAAGATCCCGGAGAACACGCCCGACGAGCAGTTCCTGTTCCTCTCCGACGTGCTGCCGACGGCGTGGCAGGCGGTGAAGTACGCCGACGTGCCCGAGGGCGGCAGCGTCGCCGTCTTCGGTCTCGGCCCGATCGGGCAGCTGGCGGTGCGCATCGCACGCCACCTCGGCGCCGGCCGGGTCATCGGCATCGACTCGGTGCCCGAGCGGCTCGCGCTCGCGCAGCGGTGGGGCGCCGAGGTGGTCGACCTGTCGAGCGTCGAGGACATCACCGACACGCTCATCGACATGGTCGACGGCCGCGGACCCGACTCGACCATCGACGCGGTGGGCATGGAGGCCCACGGCGGCGCTCCCGGCGGCGCGCTGACGTCGTTCGCGCAGAAGGCCACCGGGCTGCTGCCCGACCCGCTCGCGCAGAAGCTCACCGACAAGATCGCGGTGGACCGGATCGACGCGCTGCTGGCCGCGCTCAAGAGCGTCCGCCGCGGCGGCACCGTCTCGCTCAGCGGCGTCTACGGCGGCGAGGTCGACCCGCTGCCGATGATGGAGATGTTCGACCGCGGCATCCAGCTGCGCATGGGGCAGGCCCATGTGCGGCGGTGGAGCGACGACATCCTGCCGCTCGTCACCGACCCCAGCGACCCGCTCGGCACCCTCGACCTCACCACCCACCGACTGCCGCTGGCGCAGGCGCCCGACGCGTACGAGATGTTCCGCGACAAGACCGACGGCTGCATCAAGGTGGTGCTGCAGCCATGA